From a region of the Listeria monocytogenes ATCC 19117 genome:
- a CDS encoding Cof-type HAD-IIB family hydrolase: protein MIRAISVDMDGTFLDGNGEYDRARFEKIYVELMKRGIKFIVASGNQYYQLKSFFPGKDEELFYVAENGAVIFHQGELRSVNRFEERLVQKILRTLIQEYQDLQVILCGVKSAYLLKAADPDFKAFAKKYYFELQELDSFDVLPDDTFIKFALDVEVAKTGQIVEDLNQMFAGEIRAVSSGHGSIDIIIPGVTKGSAIQQLLNEWQVAPDDLLAFGDANNDIEMLQLTSHSYAMQESSPEVLAAAKHVAASNKEAGVLQVIEEYMKKSQRP, encoded by the coding sequence ATGATTAGAGCGATTTCTGTAGATATGGACGGGACTTTTTTAGATGGAAATGGTGAATATGATCGTGCTAGATTTGAGAAGATTTATGTTGAATTAATGAAGCGTGGGATTAAATTTATTGTTGCGAGTGGGAATCAATATTATCAGCTTAAATCTTTTTTTCCAGGGAAGGATGAGGAGCTTTTTTATGTTGCTGAAAATGGGGCGGTTATTTTTCATCAAGGGGAACTTCGGAGTGTGAATCGTTTTGAGGAAAGATTAGTTCAAAAGATTTTGCGGACGTTGATTCAAGAATATCAAGATTTGCAAGTGATTCTTTGTGGGGTGAAGAGTGCGTATTTATTAAAAGCCGCCGATCCCGATTTTAAAGCATTTGCGAAAAAGTATTATTTTGAGTTGCAAGAGTTGGATTCGTTCGATGTACTTCCGGATGATACGTTTATTAAGTTCGCGCTTGATGTGGAAGTGGCTAAGACAGGGCAAATTGTGGAAGATTTGAATCAAATGTTTGCCGGTGAAATTCGCGCTGTGTCGAGCGGGCATGGAAGTATTGATATTATAATTCCGGGTGTGACGAAAGGGAGCGCGATTCAGCAACTATTGAATGAATGGCAAGTGGCGCCAGATGATTTACTCGCTTTTGGTGATGCGAATAATGATATCGAAATGTTGCAATTAACGTCGCATAGTTACGCAATGCAAGAAAGCAGTCCGGAAGTTCTTGCTGCTGCGAAACATGTGGCTGCTTCTAATAAAGAAGCGGGCGTGTTACAAGTTATAGAAGAGTATATGAAAAAAAGCCAAAGACCTTGA
- a CDS encoding helix-turn-helix transcriptional regulator, which yields MKVRNKVKQLREERGIGQNELALALEVSRQTIHAIEKGKYNPSLELSLKMARYFRLTIEEIFQLEEN from the coding sequence TTGAAAGTCCGTAATAAAGTGAAACAGCTGCGGGAAGAAAGAGGAATCGGACAAAATGAATTAGCTTTAGCATTAGAAGTTTCAAGACAAACAATCCATGCTATTGAAAAAGGTAAATATAATCCTAGTTTAGAGCTAAGTTTGAAGATGGCACGCTATTTTCGTTTAACAATAGAAGAGATTTTTCAACTGGAGGAGAATTAG
- a CDS encoding cell envelope integrity protein TolA translates to MTGLGTLLFLVGIGVLIFGLVSFRRKNWPRKKTQIIIISSILAIIIGVGIIPTTDEEASTEEPTKQEEKTEKVDNTPILKAETTFTTDDEGTLVVEGKTNPGAEVTLDFVAIPDAVTTADENGAFSLSVNQLDKAQDAVLSIVIDGQTKEQTLKLALTPAYETKLTAKAEAERVAAEKAEAERVERERVAAEEKRAADAKIAAEKKAEEARVAAEKKAAEEKRVAAERSKAAAAQPDTSNEQGQMVYITATGKRYHYDQNCRGLNNSNGETAVTVAQAKAQGLTLCKFEQ, encoded by the coding sequence ATGACGGGATTAGGAACTTTATTGTTTCTAGTAGGTATTGGTGTATTGATTTTTGGACTGGTGAGCTTTAGAAGGAAAAATTGGCCTCGTAAAAAAACACAAATCATTATTATTAGTTCTATTTTAGCTATTATTATTGGTGTTGGAATTATTCCGACCACAGACGAGGAAGCCTCAACTGAAGAACCAACCAAACAAGAAGAAAAAACGGAGAAAGTTGATAATACCCCAATTTTAAAAGCAGAAACGACTTTTACAACAGATGATGAAGGTACCTTGGTCGTCGAAGGGAAAACAAATCCAGGGGCAGAAGTAACGCTTGATTTCGTTGCAATTCCTGACGCCGTGACTACAGCTGATGAGAACGGCGCTTTCAGTCTTTCTGTAAATCAACTGGATAAAGCACAAGATGCCGTTCTTTCTATTGTCATTGATGGCCAAACGAAAGAACAAACGCTTAAACTAGCACTAACCCCTGCTTACGAAACAAAACTTACTGCTAAAGCGGAAGCAGAGCGAGTAGCCGCGGAAAAAGCGGAAGCAGAACGAGTAGAACGCGAACGTGTAGCAGCGGAAGAAAAACGCGCAGCTGATGCAAAAATTGCGGCTGAAAAGAAAGCCGAAGAAGCTAGAGTGGCAGCCGAGAAAAAAGCTGCGGAAGAAAAACGGGTTGCAGCAGAACGTTCAAAAGCTGCAGCTGCACAACCGGACACGAGTAACGAACAAGGACAAATGGTTTATATCACTGCTACTGGCAAAAGATATCATTATGATCAAAATTGTCGCGGCTTAAATAACTCTAATGGCGAAACTGCTGTGACAGTTGCTCAAGCAAAGGCACAAGGCTTAACTTTATGTAAATTTGAACAATAA
- the rph gene encoding rifamycin-inactivating phosphotransferase, translated as MKPYVLKFQEIRPHSEALVGGKGMNLGACSNIEGVHVPAGFCLTTEAYKRTLAENNEFTQLLQRLSSLKTSDMDAIREISETIRTLIQHTQIPSEIASYMDATLLDVGGYEMPFAVRSSATAEDLPHASFAGQHDTYLNIIGKDALLQHISMCWASLFTERAIIYRIQNQFDHRKVQLAVVIQQMISPEASGILFTADPITSNRKSLSIDASFGLGEALVSGLVSADSYTVRENTITNKIIATKKLAIYSLKEGGTETRILEKSQQTKQTLTDQQIIQLAKLGRKIEAYFGKPQDIEWCLAEGAFYIVQSRPITTLYPIPEVNEPGNRVYISVAHQQMMTDAMKPLGLSFYLMTTPATMYTAGGRLFVDITQSLSAKVSRDMMVNSLGQSDPLIKDALLTVINKKGFLPPLPTEENPSHATVSGKPPVRSIPDSSSVFELVRNSENSIKHLKQSIETKSGSDLFDFIVEDLEELKRVLFNPTSIDAIMAGMDASAWLNEHIYQWLGEKNVADKLSESAPNNITSQMGLELLDVADVIRPYPAVRAYLEQTKNPDFMNELATLEGGAETKKALEDYLQKYGMRCAGEIDLTKTRWIENPLTLIPLILSNIKNFDSSASMHKFAQGEKEAFHKEQEILRRLQELPDGEQKAMETKEKIDILRHFIGYREYPKYGMINRYFIYKLALLRAGEQLVKDGILQEHEDIYFLYFEELREVVRTGQVDYELINARKRDFATFEKLTPPRILTSDGEMINGEYKRENLPKDAILGLPVSSGTVEGRARVILEMEKADLEDGDILVTAYTDPSWTPAFVSIKGLVTEVGGLMTHGAVIAREYGLPAVVGVENATTIIKDGQQIRINGTEGYIEILD; from the coding sequence ATGAAACCATATGTACTCAAGTTTCAAGAAATACGGCCGCATTCAGAAGCACTTGTCGGTGGTAAAGGAATGAATTTAGGTGCTTGCTCTAATATCGAAGGAGTACATGTTCCCGCAGGTTTTTGCCTGACAACAGAAGCTTACAAGCGAACCTTAGCGGAAAACAATGAATTTACGCAACTGCTCCAACGCCTTTCTTCCCTAAAAACAAGTGACATGGATGCTATTAGAGAAATCAGCGAAACGATTCGAACGCTTATTCAACATACACAAATCCCCTCTGAAATAGCGAGTTATATGGATGCTACGCTTTTAGATGTGGGTGGGTATGAGATGCCTTTCGCCGTACGTTCTAGCGCCACTGCCGAAGACCTTCCCCACGCTTCCTTCGCTGGGCAACATGATACGTATTTAAATATTATTGGTAAAGATGCCTTATTACAACATATCAGTATGTGCTGGGCTTCTTTGTTTACCGAACGCGCGATTATTTATCGCATTCAAAATCAGTTCGATCATCGTAAAGTCCAACTTGCCGTCGTTATTCAACAAATGATTTCCCCCGAAGCATCCGGAATCCTATTTACGGCTGATCCAATTACATCGAATCGCAAATCCCTCTCTATCGATGCCAGTTTCGGGCTAGGTGAAGCGCTTGTTTCCGGTTTAGTTTCTGCTGACTCATACACAGTCCGAGAAAATACTATTACGAACAAAATAATCGCTACTAAAAAACTCGCCATTTACAGTTTAAAAGAAGGTGGAACGGAGACTCGCATACTTGAAAAATCACAACAAACCAAGCAAACATTAACTGACCAACAAATAATACAACTTGCGAAACTTGGTAGAAAAATCGAAGCCTATTTTGGGAAACCACAAGATATTGAATGGTGTTTAGCGGAAGGTGCTTTTTACATTGTTCAGAGTCGACCTATCACGACTTTATATCCAATTCCAGAAGTAAACGAACCCGGCAATCGTGTTTATATTTCTGTTGCACATCAGCAAATGATGACTGACGCGATGAAACCACTGGGACTTTCCTTTTATTTAATGACGACTCCCGCCACGATGTATACAGCAGGAGGGCGGTTGTTTGTCGATATTACTCAGAGCCTGTCAGCCAAAGTTTCTCGCGATATGATGGTCAATTCACTCGGTCAATCAGACCCACTTATTAAAGATGCCTTGCTCACTGTAATTAACAAAAAAGGATTCCTGCCTCCACTACCAACCGAGGAAAATCCAAGCCATGCGACCGTTTCTGGAAAACCACCCGTACGTAGCATTCCTGATTCATCTAGCGTTTTTGAATTAGTTCGAAACAGCGAAAACTCCATAAAACACTTGAAGCAATCCATCGAAACGAAAAGCGGATCTGATTTGTTTGATTTTATCGTAGAGGATTTGGAAGAATTAAAGCGAGTTTTATTTAATCCTACTAGCATTGATGCCATTATGGCAGGTATGGACGCTTCAGCTTGGTTAAATGAACATATCTACCAGTGGCTCGGAGAAAAAAATGTCGCCGATAAACTGTCAGAATCAGCCCCAAACAATATTACTTCACAAATGGGACTTGAATTATTAGATGTAGCTGACGTCATTCGCCCCTACCCTGCTGTCAGAGCCTATTTAGAACAAACGAAAAACCCTGATTTCATGAATGAACTAGCTACTTTAGAAGGTGGTGCAGAAACCAAAAAAGCGCTAGAAGATTACCTTCAAAAATACGGGATGCGCTGTGCGGGTGAAATTGACTTAACCAAAACTCGTTGGATTGAAAACCCGCTAACGCTTATTCCGCTGATTTTAAGTAACATCAAAAATTTCGACTCCAGCGCGAGTATGCACAAATTTGCTCAGGGAGAAAAAGAAGCTTTCCATAAAGAACAAGAAATCCTAAGACGTTTGCAAGAGCTTCCGGACGGGGAACAAAAAGCGATGGAAACAAAAGAAAAAATCGATATTTTACGTCATTTCATCGGCTATCGTGAGTATCCTAAATACGGGATGATTAATCGCTACTTTATTTACAAACTGGCTTTACTTCGAGCTGGCGAACAACTTGTAAAAGATGGCATTCTGCAAGAGCATGAAGATATTTATTTTCTTTACTTTGAGGAACTGCGCGAAGTCGTGCGTACTGGTCAAGTTGATTACGAACTTATTAACGCTCGAAAACGTGATTTCGCCACTTTTGAAAAATTAACGCCACCACGCATCCTTACTTCTGATGGAGAAATGATTAACGGCGAATACAAACGCGAAAATCTCCCTAAAGACGCCATTCTTGGACTTCCAGTTTCATCAGGGACAGTTGAAGGTCGCGCTCGCGTCATTTTAGAAATGGAAAAAGCGGATTTAGAAGATGGCGATATTCTTGTTACGGCTTATACTGACCCTAGTTGGACTCCCGCATTTGTATCTATTAAAGGGCTTGTGACCGAGGTTGGCGGGCTTATGACGCACGGAGCAGTGATTGCGCGCGAATACGGCCTTCCCGCTGTCGTGGGTGTCGAAAATGCAACTACCATTATAAAAGATGGCCAGCAAATTCGCATCAATGGGACAGAAGGCTATATTGAGATTCTTGATTAA
- a CDS encoding BglG family transcription antiterminator, which translates to MKAVTKMIANREKNIIQFLMKTGQTRVGTIANHLGLSEKTVSNSLKEIDVFLKDFDMTVVRKPKIGVYIEGDNKAFAEVSRFLDNQVSPIPSTKEERVIYIFSKLLKADDYITIHQLADELYISRSTIEKNMVEVTKMLEKEGITLYKKPSKGMKLLISEREKRALTSKFINNFWGNNWYLKQEGEKVLQAFDTIKADVTGIFPEEGLKEIIAIVQAFSERHDFAFTDYAFQSIVIHLAIAVERIRAGEYIENVESDPMKDVFDSQRNNTEILVSMLEDRLDIKIPAFEVGYIQLHLTAAYNQQHDELLVSVRPKEDDVAEFVSTCLAEGNYDKSLLDDLTTHMKSAINRLKLGMHFKNPYLSKIKQNFPQAFEEALYFKAKFEQKYDVQVNEDETAYIALHFEAYKERSRSFPDQIRVVLVCSTGLGSSRLLAARIKKYFPMITIEKILSVQALMETEVDVDLVISTIYLELEDIPSIVVSPMMSKADLQQVESQIERTRRKKKKRSQPFVDLIEPKTIFAKLDVATMEDAITQIGNKLVNLGIAKSGIVESALKREALSFTSFEEMATPHADPALINESHIAIATLKNPVKWGLVEVDKIFFIALTEQNGINLDAMYEQFYKYIDNKKWLEKLTQLKSAAEIYEHLLKDGM; encoded by the coding sequence ATGAAAGCGGTAACGAAAATGATTGCAAATCGCGAAAAAAATATCATTCAGTTTCTAATGAAGACAGGTCAAACACGTGTTGGAACTATCGCGAATCATCTCGGACTTTCAGAAAAAACAGTATCAAACTCACTGAAGGAAATCGATGTTTTTCTAAAGGATTTTGATATGACAGTGGTCCGTAAACCAAAAATCGGTGTGTATATTGAGGGTGATAACAAGGCTTTTGCCGAAGTTAGCCGATTTCTAGATAACCAAGTCAGCCCAATCCCATCAACGAAAGAAGAGCGGGTTATCTACATTTTCAGTAAATTGCTTAAAGCAGACGACTATATCACGATTCATCAGCTTGCAGACGAACTTTACATTAGCCGGAGCACGATTGAGAAAAATATGGTTGAAGTTACGAAAATGCTGGAAAAAGAAGGTATTACTTTGTATAAGAAACCTAGTAAGGGCATGAAACTCCTTATTAGTGAACGAGAAAAGCGCGCCTTAACATCGAAATTTATTAATAATTTTTGGGGCAATAATTGGTATTTAAAGCAAGAAGGCGAAAAGGTCCTCCAAGCTTTTGACACGATTAAAGCCGATGTCACCGGAATTTTTCCAGAAGAGGGCTTGAAAGAAATCATTGCGATTGTTCAAGCATTTAGTGAGCGACATGATTTTGCTTTTACTGATTATGCGTTTCAATCGATTGTCATTCATCTTGCGATTGCGGTAGAGCGTATTCGAGCAGGAGAGTATATCGAAAATGTTGAGAGCGATCCAATGAAAGATGTATTTGATTCGCAGCGAAACAATACGGAAATCCTCGTTAGCATGCTAGAAGACCGTTTGGATATTAAAATTCCAGCATTTGAAGTCGGCTATATTCAGTTGCATTTAACAGCAGCATATAACCAACAGCATGATGAGTTACTTGTAAGCGTTCGACCAAAAGAAGACGATGTGGCAGAATTTGTCAGCACGTGTTTAGCGGAAGGGAATTACGATAAAAGCTTACTGGATGACTTGACGACACACATGAAATCCGCCATTAACCGGTTAAAACTTGGTATGCATTTTAAAAATCCGTACCTTAGCAAAATTAAGCAAAACTTTCCCCAAGCGTTTGAAGAAGCGCTATATTTTAAAGCAAAATTTGAACAAAAGTACGATGTGCAAGTGAACGAAGATGAGACGGCGTATATCGCGCTACATTTTGAGGCATACAAAGAAAGAAGTCGTTCTTTCCCCGACCAAATTCGAGTTGTACTTGTATGCAGTACCGGGCTTGGTTCATCAAGATTACTTGCGGCGAGAATTAAAAAATATTTTCCAATGATTACGATTGAAAAAATATTATCCGTTCAGGCGTTAATGGAAACAGAAGTCGATGTGGATTTAGTCATCAGCACGATTTATCTCGAACTGGAAGATATTCCAAGTATTGTTGTCAGTCCGATGATGAGTAAAGCCGATTTACAACAAGTTGAAAGCCAAATCGAACGAACGAGACGCAAGAAAAAGAAACGCAGCCAACCATTTGTTGACTTGATTGAACCGAAAACTATTTTTGCGAAGCTAGATGTTGCAACGATGGAAGACGCAATCACGCAAATTGGTAATAAGCTTGTGAATCTTGGTATTGCTAAATCAGGAATTGTTGAAAGTGCGCTAAAAAGAGAAGCGTTATCGTTCACTTCTTTTGAAGAAATGGCGACACCACACGCAGATCCTGCACTTATTAATGAATCGCACATCGCTATTGCCACACTTAAAAATCCAGTGAAATGGGGCTTAGTCGAGGTGGATAAAATCTTTTTTATCGCTCTGACCGAACAAAATGGCATTAATTTAGACGCGATGTATGAACAGTTTTATAAATATATTGATAATAAAAAATGGCTTGAGAAGCTGACACAACTAAAAAGTGCCGCAGAAATTTATGAGCATTTGTTAAAGGATGGGATGTAA
- a CDS encoding TMEM175 family protein, which produces MSKGRLEAFSDGVFAIIITIIVLGMTLPDVFTAASTQAFLWEIFIFIEGGLIIGQFWYSHSRLFDQVTFISTSAVLFNILFLLVLSLIPLFTRAIMQHPDMTAPIIGFVITILITSVLFQLLHHAVNGKDSGIDNWKFRISSFIFVIMLGIISFFAPQISTILFIIFPIAGWIIQLTNRRQPPK; this is translated from the coding sequence TTGTCAAAAGGAAGATTAGAAGCATTTAGTGATGGTGTTTTTGCAATTATAATTACAATCATTGTTTTAGGAATGACTTTACCGGATGTATTTACCGCAGCTAGCACACAAGCATTCTTATGGGAAATTTTTATATTTATCGAAGGCGGATTAATTATCGGACAATTTTGGTATTCACATAGCAGGCTGTTTGATCAAGTCACATTCATTTCCACATCTGCCGTCTTATTTAATATTTTATTTTTATTAGTTTTGTCACTTATCCCATTATTTACAAGAGCAATCATGCAACATCCAGATATGACCGCACCGATTATTGGATTTGTTATTACTATTTTGATTACTTCGGTGCTATTCCAATTATTGCATCACGCGGTAAATGGAAAAGATTCAGGTATCGACAATTGGAAGTTTCGAATCTCTAGTTTCATATTTGTAATCATGCTTGGTATTATCAGTTTCTTCGCTCCACAAATATCCACCATTTTATTTATTATTTTCCCAATCGCTGGTTGGATTATTCAACTCACAAACCGCCGTCAGCCTCCAAAATAA
- a CDS encoding PTS sugar transporter subunit IIA — translation MEVKDILTKELVVFDLEATTKEAAIEEMAEMLDEHGILADKATYVRAVLDREAHSTTGIGNNIAIPHGKSESVTKSAIVFARTKEMIEWESLDDEPVNMIFLLAITDSDKTDGHLKILAEIATKLMDDDIVENLKNTRDEEEVIRILNGGVVEI, via the coding sequence ATGGAAGTAAAAGATATTTTAACAAAAGAATTAGTCGTCTTTGATTTAGAGGCGACGACAAAAGAAGCAGCAATTGAAGAAATGGCAGAAATGCTAGATGAACATGGTATTTTAGCGGATAAAGCGACTTATGTTCGGGCAGTTTTGGATCGCGAAGCACATTCAACAACTGGAATAGGAAATAACATTGCTATCCCACACGGAAAAAGTGAAAGTGTCACAAAATCGGCCATCGTTTTTGCAAGAACGAAAGAAATGATTGAGTGGGAATCACTGGATGACGAACCGGTAAATATGATTTTCTTACTGGCGATTACTGATTCTGACAAAACAGACGGTCACTTAAAAATCCTTGCAGAAATTGCAACGAAACTAATGGACGATGATATTGTCGAAAATTTAAAAAATACAAGAGACGAAGAAGAAGTTATTCGAATTTTAAATGGAGGCGTAGTAGAGATATGA
- the pgdA gene encoding peptidoglycan N-acetylglucosamine deacetylase PgdA gives MKIRWIRLSLVTVLIIAVVFVGVIGFQKYQFSKSRNKVIMQMDRLMKDQDGGNFRRLDKKENGVEIISYIPKTTEKKDNEIIQKEIEKATDAEVKKLNRDKETQGIIFYTYQKHRMAEQAISYKAVQSEYVKEGRTKFVLKDKKDICKNIVTDAETGALLTLGEVLIKSNQTKLNLKTAVEEELIKTGGFSLKDVGNLGEIKSLVKWNQTDFEITNSELILPVKIPGAPEPNKVKVKLADIASSVNKRYLPSSVKVPEVPKAKTNKRIALTFDDGPSASVTPGVLDTLKRHNVKATFFVLGSSVIQNPGLVKRELEEGHQVGSHSWDHPQLTKQSTQEVYNQILKTQKAVFDQTGYFPTTMRPPYGAVNKQVAEEIGLPIIQWSVDTEDWKNKNAGIVTKKVLAGATDGAIVLMHDIHKTTAASLDATLTKLKNQGYEFVTIDELYGEKLQIGKQYFDKTDSRMVK, from the coding sequence GTGAAAATTAGGTGGATTAGACTTTCACTAGTTACCGTTCTCATTATTGCCGTGGTTTTTGTTGGTGTAATAGGTTTCCAAAAATACCAATTTTCAAAGTCGCGCAACAAAGTAATAATGCAGATGGACAGACTAATGAAAGACCAAGATGGAGGAAATTTCCGCCGCTTGGATAAGAAAGAAAATGGAGTGGAAATCATTTCTTACATTCCTAAAACAACTGAGAAAAAAGACAACGAAATTATCCAAAAAGAAATTGAAAAGGCCACAGATGCAGAGGTTAAAAAGTTAAATAGAGATAAAGAAACTCAAGGGATTATTTTTTACACTTACCAAAAGCATAGAATGGCCGAGCAAGCAATATCTTATAAAGCTGTTCAATCAGAGTACGTAAAAGAAGGTAGAACTAAATTTGTACTCAAAGATAAAAAAGATATTTGCAAAAACATAGTAACCGACGCAGAAACAGGTGCTTTGTTAACACTTGGGGAAGTATTAATAAAAAGTAATCAAACTAAATTAAATTTAAAAACAGCTGTTGAAGAAGAACTGATTAAAACAGGGGGTTTTTCTTTAAAAGATGTTGGGAATCTTGGGGAAATTAAGAGTTTAGTGAAATGGAATCAAACAGATTTCGAAATTACGAACTCTGAACTAATTTTGCCAGTAAAAATACCAGGTGCACCGGAACCGAATAAAGTAAAAGTAAAACTTGCTGATATTGCTAGTTCTGTGAATAAACGCTACTTACCAAGCAGTGTGAAAGTTCCAGAAGTGCCAAAAGCAAAAACCAACAAGCGAATTGCGCTTACTTTTGATGATGGTCCAAGTGCCTCGGTAACACCAGGCGTACTTGATACATTGAAACGCCACAATGTAAAAGCGACATTCTTTGTACTTGGCTCTAGTGTCATACAAAATCCGGGTTTAGTAAAACGTGAATTAGAGGAAGGGCACCAAGTTGGCAGCCACTCATGGGATCACCCGCAATTAACTAAACAATCGACACAAGAAGTGTACAACCAAATTTTAAAAACGCAAAAAGCAGTATTTGATCAAACTGGATATTTTCCAACTACAATGCGCCCTCCATATGGTGCAGTAAACAAACAGGTGGCTGAAGAGATTGGTCTTCCAATAATTCAGTGGTCTGTTGATACAGAAGATTGGAAAAACAAAAATGCTGGTATAGTAACGAAAAAAGTCCTTGCTGGTGCAACGGACGGAGCGATTGTACTAATGCATGATATTCATAAAACCACTGCTGCGAGCCTTGACGCTACATTGACTAAATTAAAGAATCAAGGATATGAGTTTGTTACTATTGATGAACTTTATGGCGAGAAATTGCAAATTGGGAAGCAATATTTCGATAAAACAGATTCAAGAATGGTGAAATAA
- a CDS encoding ZIP family metal transporter codes for MLNYLSSLNPVLLALLAGIFTWACTAAGASLVFFFKNLNKKWGNVMLGFAAGVMLAASFWSLLAPAIEMSKDLGKFSFVPALVGFLLGGIFLRVIDRIIPHLHFGFPEQAKEGPKTSLRKSILLVLSITIHNIPEGAAVGVAFGAVITGDTETLITAIVLALGIGIQNFPEGAAVSIPLRGEGLSRGKSFWYGQLSAVVEPIFAVIGAVLVVFVTPILPFALAFAAGAMIFVIVEELIPESQVEGSTDLATAATMAGFAVMMVLDVALG; via the coding sequence TTGTTAAATTACTTATCGTCACTAAATCCGGTACTGTTAGCACTTCTTGCCGGTATTTTTACATGGGCTTGTACCGCAGCAGGAGCTTCACTCGTATTTTTCTTTAAAAATCTAAATAAAAAATGGGGCAATGTTATGCTAGGATTTGCTGCAGGCGTTATGCTCGCAGCAAGCTTCTGGTCGCTTCTTGCCCCTGCAATCGAAATGAGTAAAGATTTAGGGAAGTTTTCCTTCGTACCAGCTCTAGTTGGCTTTTTGCTTGGGGGAATATTTTTACGTGTTATTGACCGTATTATTCCACATTTACATTTCGGGTTTCCAGAGCAAGCGAAGGAAGGACCAAAAACTTCTCTTCGAAAAAGTATCTTACTGGTTCTTTCCATTACTATTCATAATATTCCAGAAGGGGCAGCTGTTGGGGTAGCTTTCGGAGCAGTGATAACTGGAGACACGGAGACGCTTATTACTGCAATAGTTTTGGCGCTTGGTATTGGTATTCAAAACTTTCCAGAGGGAGCGGCAGTATCCATTCCTTTGCGCGGAGAAGGGCTCTCGAGAGGGAAAAGTTTCTGGTATGGCCAACTTTCAGCGGTAGTTGAACCAATTTTCGCTGTAATTGGTGCTGTATTGGTTGTTTTTGTTACACCTATTTTGCCGTTTGCGCTGGCCTTTGCAGCAGGTGCAATGATTTTTGTTATTGTAGAGGAATTAATTCCTGAATCTCAAGTAGAAGGTTCGACCGATTTAGCAACTGCTGCAACGATGGCGGGATTTGCAGTAATGATGGTTTTAGATGTTGCGTTAGGATAA
- a CDS encoding GRP family sugar transporter, with the protein MSIYLIALLPVLGWGFMPIIANLRKSTPEEQLLGTSISALLFAFILFWILSPEITVLSFIVSFVSGIFWSFGQLLQFKGIAASSVAKAMPISNGTQLVGATLFAVLVFREWQTVTAVIIGVVAVILILIGVVMTGFQKRGNHITESVSFHVYGIVILSSFFLTLYVVTNQLFDVTGFSIILPQAIGMLTCAIGINLAKKTAISRKNVTFNLMTGLSWSIANLGMFLATAVLGVATSFSISQACVIVATIGGILIFKQKKSPLEWTFILSGILLIMVGVVFLSLLK; encoded by the coding sequence ATGTCTATTTATCTTATTGCGTTACTCCCTGTTCTTGGGTGGGGATTTATGCCAATAATTGCGAACTTACGAAAAAGCACCCCCGAGGAACAACTACTGGGGACTTCGATTAGCGCGCTATTATTTGCTTTCATTTTGTTCTGGATTTTATCACCAGAAATAACGGTTCTTTCTTTTATAGTGAGTTTTGTTTCGGGTATCTTTTGGAGTTTTGGGCAATTACTGCAGTTTAAAGGGATTGCGGCTTCTAGTGTTGCGAAGGCAATGCCGATTTCAAACGGAACTCAGCTAGTTGGCGCAACGCTTTTTGCTGTTCTTGTTTTCCGGGAATGGCAAACGGTTACGGCTGTTATCATCGGAGTTGTTGCAGTAATTTTAATCTTGATTGGGGTGGTAATGACCGGGTTTCAAAAACGCGGGAATCATATCACGGAGTCGGTTTCATTTCATGTCTACGGTATCGTTATTCTATCTTCTTTCTTTTTAACGCTTTACGTAGTGACAAACCAGCTTTTTGATGTCACTGGCTTTTCTATCATTTTACCACAAGCCATCGGTATGCTGACATGCGCCATTGGTATTAACTTAGCGAAAAAGACTGCTATTTCCCGAAAAAATGTTACATTTAACTTAATGACCGGATTATCGTGGTCAATCGCCAATTTAGGCATGTTCTTAGCGACTGCTGTACTTGGTGTCGCAACGAGCTTCTCGATTTCACAAGCTTGCGTTATCGTCGCAACAATCGGCGGTATCCTCATTTTCAAACAGAAAAAAAGCCCGCTAGAATGGACTTTTATCCTTTCTGGCATACTGTTAATAATGGTGGGCGTCGTGTTCCTTAGTTTATTGAAATAA